TGGCGAGGACCTGACTCGGGAGTGTGCCTCCATGGAAGCGGAAGGTGAAGTGGGCAGAATAAAGGACCCGCTTCACCTCCGTGCGCTCCCGGGTGGCGTAGTAGATCTGCTGGAAGTCCACCCTGGCCTGGTAGGGGGGCTCGTGGAGCTGGGTGATGGAGACCCCGACCACGTCGACGTCGATGTCTCCGAGGCTCGAGCGCTGGTACTCCTCGATCACGTGGTTGCGCTCCCAGGCGGAGAGGACCGACTCTGCCAGGGAGGGTGAGAGGTAAGCGAGGGAGCGGCGGAAGTTCTGGGCCAGGGACTCGCGGTTCCTCGAGTAGTAGAGCCGGCAGAACTCCCCGAGGAAGTACTTGACCTCAGGCTCTTGAGGCACATAGGCCATGTCGCCGTAGCGCACCGCCTCGGCGCGGCCCACGGTATCCACACGGATCACGAGCGGCTGGAAGCCGGCGATCGTCTTCGCAACCCTGAGTTGTGTGAGGACGAGCGCCATGCAGATGAGCGAGAGGGCGGCGACAGCGATCTTGAGGTAGGTGTTGGTGACGATGGCGTCGCCGAACTGCTCGGCGTAGAGGCGCTTCGCGGC
The Vicinamibacteria bacterium DNA segment above includes these coding regions:
- a CDS encoding VirB8/TrbF family protein: MTSPLRFPVPTEPPTSTPDAATTSTEPAPAAPAAPPPVPPVTIDPTFNAAKRLYAEQFGDAIVTNTYLKIAVAALSLICMALVLTQLRVAKTIAGFQPLVIRVDTVGRAEAVRYGDMAYVPQEPEVKYFLGEFCRLYYSRNRESLAQNFRRSLAYLSPSLAESVLSAWERNHVIEEYQRSSLGDIDVDVVGVSITQLHEPPYQARVDFQQIYYATRERTEVKRVLYSAHFTFRFHGGTLPSQVLASNPLGLLVDYFKEDVITK